From Nitratidesulfovibrio vulgaris str. Hildenborough, a single genomic window includes:
- a CDS encoding M16 family metallopeptidase: MSMKHSSMRTGGTAALAALLCLTGGCLRDRAPSAPPALVAPAESTAVPYGWYDGRWPHERPLPPHERLLPHDSARFGRLANGLRYVIVPNAKPEGRVSLHLDVQAGSLMETDEQRGLAHFVEHMAFNGSRNFAPGTLIPFLQHNGMAFGADANAHTSTAETVYKLDLPTADTATIEKGLLILRDVADGLLILPEEVEKERGVILAEKLARDNRRSRAGKALRDVLYADSRYAFETIGLEDVVRHARPETLRAFYDTWYRPERMVLVAVGAVTPADLATMVERHFADVKARTGAPVMPAPGNVRHEGVHASYDPETGGGVTVSVTAMHTARTEVDSMSLQRRRLAEAVATSAFQKRLLRLASTPGAPVLGGHMAMPVGFEMFETATITMRARGEDWRNALTTAETELRRALEHGFTQDEFENARRVCEGLFTTMRREKANRTNSDIAAEAVACFNADRVFQSTDQTCDLYLNMLSSLTRGEVEEAFRRRWDTGNRMLHLSGMAGVENAPARLVEAWAESTAHAVEAPRDSVATAFPYLAEPTLPALVLHDSSRQLPEGPALRTVRLDNGLTLHMAVTPYEKGRFSLSLFHGDGLDGLDDATYAVARATERTLREEGVGRLSREATRDHLGWRHVKVETDYRDDAFTINASGPGEELDAVTAALWTQYTDPTPTKAGRARAIEGLEAGRDERENTVEGVAPHRIRAFLYGDARRTAPLDGRDVARVPLDAMSDFALARTSTPPRTIVAVGDFDPERLIERVRHLFAMPAPVPASHEAPHEAIRFPAGARRTVEVADPDGKAHLVVAWRHDLEDESDQRALAIRHLTASWLNEVLREEVREAIGASYSPSGRYRHDQERGGFGTYVASIRTDAALVDKVRRAVREAAQGLAKGEVPPGTAARLRAPVLNAITKARDSNTYWQRIIEAEVLRGRPAARHAEAFAKALGTVTDADIAAEARAVFATRSAELAITGKAPATKPGGKPSKAAVSRKIPAGTTTEETAQGVAR; the protein is encoded by the coding sequence ATGTCCATGAAACACTCCTCGATGCGTACAGGCGGGACGGCGGCCCTTGCCGCCCTTCTCTGCCTCACAGGTGGATGCCTGCGCGACAGGGCGCCATCGGCACCACCTGCACTGGTCGCCCCCGCTGAATCCACTGCCGTTCCCTATGGCTGGTATGACGGCCGGTGGCCGCATGAACGCCCGCTGCCCCCCCACGAACGCCTCCTGCCACACGACAGCGCACGCTTCGGACGGCTGGCAAACGGGTTGCGGTACGTCATCGTCCCCAACGCCAAACCGGAAGGACGAGTGAGTCTGCATCTCGACGTACAGGCTGGGTCGCTCATGGAGACTGACGAACAACGCGGACTGGCGCACTTCGTCGAACACATGGCCTTCAACGGGTCGCGCAATTTCGCACCCGGCACGCTCATCCCCTTTCTGCAGCACAACGGCATGGCCTTCGGGGCCGACGCCAACGCCCATACCAGCACGGCAGAGACCGTCTACAAACTCGACCTGCCTACCGCCGACACTGCGACCATCGAAAAAGGGTTGCTCATCCTGCGGGATGTGGCCGACGGGCTGCTCATCCTGCCTGAAGAGGTCGAGAAGGAACGCGGCGTCATCCTCGCCGAGAAGCTGGCGCGGGATAACCGCAGAAGTCGCGCGGGCAAGGCCCTGCGAGACGTCCTCTATGCCGATAGCCGCTACGCCTTCGAGACCATCGGCCTCGAGGATGTCGTGCGCCATGCCCGCCCCGAGACGCTGCGCGCCTTCTACGACACATGGTACCGCCCCGAACGCATGGTGCTTGTGGCTGTGGGGGCCGTCACCCCCGCCGACCTCGCGACCATGGTCGAACGTCACTTCGCTGATGTGAAGGCGCGCACCGGCGCACCGGTCATGCCCGCGCCCGGCAACGTCAGGCACGAAGGCGTACACGCAAGCTACGACCCGGAGACGGGAGGCGGCGTGACGGTGAGCGTCACCGCCATGCACACGGCGCGAACCGAGGTCGACTCCATGAGCCTGCAACGCCGCAGACTGGCAGAGGCCGTCGCCACCAGCGCGTTCCAGAAGCGGTTGCTGCGCCTCGCCTCCACGCCCGGTGCGCCCGTCCTTGGCGGTCATATGGCCATGCCCGTCGGTTTCGAGATGTTCGAGACCGCCACCATCACCATGCGTGCCCGTGGCGAAGACTGGCGCAACGCGCTGACGACCGCAGAGACGGAACTGCGCCGGGCCCTCGAACACGGCTTCACGCAAGACGAGTTCGAGAACGCGCGACGCGTGTGCGAGGGGCTTTTCACCACCATGCGCCGTGAGAAGGCCAATCGCACCAACAGCGACATCGCCGCAGAGGCCGTGGCCTGCTTCAACGCCGACAGGGTGTTCCAGTCCACAGACCAGACCTGCGACCTCTACCTGAACATGCTCTCCAGCCTCACCCGAGGCGAGGTCGAAGAGGCATTCCGCCGCCGCTGGGACACAGGCAACAGGATGTTGCACCTCTCCGGCATGGCAGGCGTGGAGAACGCCCCGGCGCGCCTTGTCGAGGCGTGGGCCGAGAGTACCGCACACGCTGTCGAAGCACCGCGTGACAGCGTCGCTACGGCCTTCCCCTACCTTGCCGAACCCACCCTGCCCGCGCTCGTGTTGCACGACTCCTCGCGCCAGTTGCCGGAAGGCCCGGCCCTTCGCACCGTACGCCTCGACAACGGCCTCACCCTGCACATGGCCGTCACGCCCTACGAGAAGGGACGCTTCAGCCTTTCGCTGTTCCACGGTGACGGGCTGGACGGTCTGGACGATGCGACCTACGCGGTGGCACGCGCCACCGAACGCACCCTCCGTGAAGAGGGAGTGGGACGTCTCTCGCGCGAGGCCACACGCGACCATCTCGGCTGGAGGCATGTGAAGGTGGAGACGGACTACCGCGACGACGCCTTCACCATCAACGCCAGCGGCCCCGGTGAGGAACTCGACGCCGTCACCGCCGCCCTGTGGACGCAATACACCGACCCCACCCCCACGAAGGCAGGACGGGCGCGGGCCATAGAGGGACTTGAAGCAGGCAGGGACGAACGCGAGAACACCGTCGAAGGCGTTGCCCCTCACCGCATTCGCGCCTTCCTCTACGGCGACGCCCGCCGCACCGCACCTCTTGACGGCCGGGATGTGGCCCGTGTGCCGCTCGACGCCATGAGCGACTTCGCCCTTGCCCGCACGTCCACGCCTCCTCGCACCATCGTGGCAGTGGGAGACTTCGACCCCGAACGTCTCATCGAACGGGTGCGCCATCTCTTCGCCATGCCAGCACCCGTGCCTGCCTCCCACGAGGCACCGCATGAGGCCATCCGCTTCCCCGCCGGGGCACGGCGCACCGTCGAAGTGGCCGACCCCGATGGCAAAGCGCACCTCGTGGTGGCGTGGCGGCATGACCTTGAGGACGAATCAGACCAGCGCGCGCTGGCCATCCGCCACCTGACAGCATCATGGCTCAACGAAGTGCTGCGCGAAGAGGTGCGAGAGGCCATCGGCGCCTCATACTCCCCCTCCGGGCGCTATCGCCATGACCAGGAACGCGGGGGCTTCGGCACCTATGTCGCCTCGATTCGCACCGATGCGGCACTGGTCGACAAGGTACGGCGGGCCGTGCGCGAGGCGGCCCAAGGGCTGGCGAAGGGCGAAGTGCCCCCCGGCACGGCTGCGCGCCTGCGCGCACCGGTACTCAACGCCATCACCAAGGCCCGCGACTCGAACACCTACTGGCAGCGCATCATCGAAGCCGAAGTCCTGCGCGGCAGACCGGCGGCCCGCCATGCCGAAGCCTTCGCCAAGGCACTGGGCACCGTCACCGATGCCGACATCGCTGCGGAAGCACGCGCCGTCTTCGCCACAAGAAGTGCCGAACTCGCCATCACGGGCAAGGCACCTGCGACAAAGCCCGGCGGCAAACCCTCCAAGGCTGCGGTCTCCCGAAAGATACCCGCCGGGACCACAACCGAAGAAACAGCCCAAGGAGTAGCCCGATGA
- a CDS encoding helix-turn-helix transcriptional regulator: protein MPLIPTPAFHSPQARASRTAEVHITPLLDRQGMCLLHVEARAAHDGLLIQPGTEGVLTCLILHSGPAPYGEGITLSSGIARTISILGVDRALCPDLADMPPVLTVLASPSVLLSLQAWHTGAHDGMSPTRAAARLLDLLASVVETARCEDEDMPPEHRAAHILATHLASPPPIDDLARICRTSRATLARRFRATYGTTMREYLRLRRLEAAYRLLEREGVSVTDAAYAVGYESLPSFSRAFHEHYGKAPVIVRNRVPTYVPPAPVGYVCRLHDSRPPSPVHDIHD from the coding sequence ATGCCGCTCATTCCCACGCCAGCCTTCCACTCTCCGCAAGCAAGGGCATCGCGCACCGCCGAGGTTCACATCACCCCCCTCCTCGACCGGCAGGGCATGTGCCTTCTTCATGTCGAAGCCCGCGCCGCACATGACGGCCTGCTCATCCAGCCGGGGACGGAAGGGGTGCTCACCTGCCTCATCCTGCACAGTGGTCCCGCACCGTATGGCGAAGGCATCACCCTCTCCAGCGGCATCGCCCGCACCATCTCGATACTTGGCGTAGACAGGGCCCTGTGCCCCGACCTTGCCGACATGCCGCCGGTACTCACCGTGCTGGCAAGCCCCTCGGTGCTGCTTTCATTGCAGGCATGGCATACGGGCGCCCATGATGGCATGTCGCCCACTCGTGCGGCCGCCCGCCTCCTCGACCTCTTGGCCTCCGTCGTGGAGACCGCCCGCTGCGAAGACGAAGACATGCCCCCGGAACATCGCGCCGCGCACATCCTCGCCACGCATCTCGCGTCGCCTCCGCCCATCGACGACCTCGCCCGCATATGCCGCACCAGCAGGGCGACGCTGGCCCGCAGGTTCAGGGCCACCTACGGTACCACCATGCGTGAATACCTGCGGCTTCGCAGGCTAGAAGCGGCCTATCGCCTTCTCGAACGAGAAGGGGTCTCGGTGACGGATGCCGCCTACGCCGTCGGCTACGAGAGTCTGCCCTCGTTCTCGCGCGCCTTCCACGAACACTACGGCAAGGCCCCGGTCATCGTGCGCAACAGGGTGCCTACATACGTTCCGCCTGCCCCCGTGGGGTATGTCTGCCGCCTTCACGACAGTCGCCCCCCATCCCCCGTTCACGACATCCACGACTGA